From the Mangifera indica cultivar Alphonso chromosome 10, CATAS_Mindica_2.1, whole genome shotgun sequence genome, one window contains:
- the LOC123228222 gene encoding 36.4 kDa proline-rich protein-like: MGNLGFGFFLILLVNLNSFLISLACPECPKPSPPPKCPPPSPPFVKPPLHPKPPHVKPPYHPKPPHVKPPFHPKPPHIKPPYHPKPPHVKPPFRPKPPPYIPKPPVVTPPPYVPKPPVVTPPPYVPKPPVVTPPPYVPKPPVVTPPPYVPKPPVVTPPPYVPKPPVVTPPPYVPKPPVVTPPPYVPKPPVVTPPPYVPKPPVVTPPPYVPKPPVVTPPPFVPKPPPGETPCPPPPPPKQETCPIDTLKLGACVDVLGGLVHIGIGSSAKDSCCPVLQGLLDLDAAVCLCTTIKAKLLNINIILPIALEVLVDCGKNPPSGFQCPA; encoded by the coding sequence ATGGGGaatttagggtttggtttttttcttattttgttggTGAACTTGAACAGTTTTCTAATTTCTTTGGCTTGTCCTGAGTGCCCAAAGCCATCTCCTCCTCCTAAATGTCCTCCTCCTTCTCCACCGTTTGTTAAGCCTCCATTACATCCAAAACCACCGCACGTCAAGCCTCCCTACCACCCCAAACCACCCCATGTTAAGCCACCCTTCCACCCAAAACCACCGCACATCAAGCCTCCCTACCACCCTAAACCACCCCATGTCAAGCCCCCCTTCCGCCCCAAACCACCACCATATATTCCCAAGCCACCCGTTGTGACACCACCACCCTATGTTCCCAAACCACCTGTTGTGACACCGCCACCGTACGTCCCCAAGCCGCCTGTCGTGACACCGCCGCCTTACGTCCCCAAACCACCTGTCGTGACACCACCGCCTTACGTTCCCAAGCCGCCGGTTGTGACACCACCCCCATACGTTCCCAAGCCACCTGTTGTGACACCGCCACCGTACGTCCCCAAGCCGCCGGTTGTGACACCGCCGCCTTATGTCCCCAAACCACCCGTCGTGACACCACCGCCTTACGTTCCCAAGCCACCAGTTGTAACACCACCGCCTTACGTTCCCAAGCCACCTGTCGTGACACCACCACCCTTTGTTCCCAAGCCTCCACCAGGCGAAACCCCATGTCCGCCGCCACCTCCACCGAAGCAAGAGACTTGTCCTATTGATACTCTAAAGCTTGGCGCATGTGTGGACGTGCTAGGTGGTCTGGTGCACATTGGCATCGGCAGTAGTGCTAAGGACTCCTGCTGCCCGGTGCTGCAGGGGCTGCTGGACTTGGACGCTGCCGTGTGTCTTTGCACCACCATCAAGGCCAAACTTCTTAATATCAATATCATTTTGCCCATCGCTCTTGAAGTTCTTGTGGACTGTGGCAAGAACCCACCTTCTGGCTTTCAATGTCCTGCTTAA